The Tolypothrix sp. PCC 7712 region AAATTGCGAATCTCTTCACTACCGTAGAGGTTTTCTGTTACACCAAAGCGCACTACTTCAGGTGCATCCCAAAATAAACTATCCATCACATCTAAATTGTTATTAGCCAAAGCCTCTTCGTATTTAAGGTATAAATCAGTTACTTCAGCTATAACAGCAGGGTCATTTACTGTAGTCATTGTTGTTAATAATTTACTAACTCCGAATTATTGTGTCATAAAATGACCTATGTAAAACAGGCGAAAATTCATAGCATGAAAAACACGAAGCATAGATTTTTTGATGTCTGTCGGCATACATCATCCCTAACCGTGAATAAAAAAGTAGATAGTCATACTGAAGGCAACAAATATGACAAATTTACGAATTAATTGGGGTTTTAATTTACGTGCATAATGGGCGCTGAGATATCCGCCTAAAGAACCACCCACAGCCATTAAAATAGCTTGTTCCCAAGCAATTACACCTGCAAAAATAAAAGGAATAATGGCAATTCCATTAATACAACTACCTAAAAATGCTTTAAAGGCATTAATTGTATGAATATTTTTGATACCTAAAAATGATAGAGTTGCCAACATTAAAATTCCTAAACCTGCACCGAAAAAACCGCCGTAAATAGCGATCGCTAATTGTGCCAAGGCAAGGTTAAATATAGGTACAGACTCCGGCGTTGACTTCTGGCTCTGAAACTGCAACCATCCTCTGAGAGTGTCGCCAAAGGTAAATACGAGGGTTGCTGAGAGTAATAGATAGGGGATGAGCTTTTTAAATACATCAGCCGAGGTATAGAGTAAAGCTAAAGAGCCAATAATTCCACCGAATAAACTTATGCCACATAACAGCAAAAAAACTTGCCGTTTAATCCCCAAATCTTTGCGGTAGGCTCCAGCACTAGCTATAGAAGCCACCCAAATAGCAGTATTATTTGTAGCATTAGCAATAATTGGCGGTACTCCTGTAAAAATCAGCGCGGGAAATGTAATAAAACTTCCACCACCTGCAACAGCATTCAATCCGCCTGCAATAAAAGCGGTGCTGAATAGAAGTAAGGTATGGAGAATAGTTAAAGATGGTGGCTGATTTTGAGTCAGAAATTAGGAATTATCAATTTGGGAATATCTTCTGGAGAATGAGCAATAAAATCAGCACCGTGAGTTGTCAATTCTTCCTCGGTTCCGTAGCCATAGGTAACGCCAATGGTTGCAACTTGATTTTTCTTGGCTCCGATCATGTCGTGTTTGCGATCGCCTATCATGACAACGGTAGAGGGTGAAAGATTCTCTGTCCGTAAAATATGCCCAATTAAGTCGCCTTTAACACTGCGGGTTC contains the following coding sequences:
- a CDS encoding sulfite exporter TauE/SafE family protein — translated: MNAVAGGGSFITFPALIFTGVPPIIANATNNTAIWVASIASAGAYRKDLGIKRQVFLLLCGISLFGGIIGSLALLYTSADVFKKLIPYLLLSATLVFTFGDTLRGWLQFQSQKSTPESVPIFNLALAQLAIAIYGGFFGAGLGILMLATLSFLGIKNIHTINAFKAFLGSCINGIAIIPFIFAGVIAWEQAILMAVGGSLGGYLSAHYARKLKPQLIRKFVIFVAFSMTIYFFIHG